A single region of the Microbulbifer sp. MKSA007 genome encodes:
- a CDS encoding M1 family metallopeptidase: MNIKLLGRLTVAWLAMSGTSGSFAADPLNVTGDKFRQLEELLPTPNSYRTASGAPGHAYWQQQADYDIKVSLDDDKQLITASETITYTNNSPDTLRYLWVQLDQNRFKPNSSGNLATPVDMEAIEPDTIPFKSFRRAVVSGEFPGGYQITKVADTRGRELRHTIVDTGMRIDLPQPLASGSSVSFQIDWAYKVIEQKALGGRSGYEYFERDDNYLYEIAQWFPRMAAYNDVSGWQNKQFLGRGEFALEFGDYRVAIEVPADHIVAATGVLQNPKDVLTSKQRERLRKARVASKPVMIVTKNEALENEKSRSNKRKTWVFEAENVRDFSWASSRKFLWDAQGYKKGGTDTMAMSFYPEEGTPLWDKYSTESIIHTIDIYNRYSFDYPYPVSISVNGPVGGMEYPMITFNGPRPEIDEEDRSKRTYSRRTKYGLISVIIHEVGHNYYPMIINSDERQWTWMDEGLNTFVQFLAEQEWEEKYPSRRGDARKIVEYMKSENQVPIMTNSESVLQLGNNAYGKPAAALNILRESIMGRELFDFAFREYAQRWKFKRPMPADFFRTMEDASGMDLDWFWRGWFYTTDNVDISLDAVHHYTVGTQNPGVEGPWKRAQHKREPETITVIENRAKKLTRIVDAKPELEDFYNTHDEFDVSNADRNSYQSKLENLEDWEKDMLKVESNVYVLDFSNIGGLVMPLFLRLEYEDGSVEDLRIPAEIWTRNAKKTSKMLVRDKSKVLKSVVLDPHWETADVNVENNFYPRRIIKSRLELFKDEKQRNLMKDWDEELKEED; encoded by the coding sequence ATGAATATAAAATTACTCGGCCGCTTAACTGTGGCATGGCTTGCTATGTCCGGAACCTCGGGCAGCTTTGCCGCAGATCCCCTAAATGTAACCGGTGATAAGTTCCGCCAGCTGGAGGAACTGCTGCCGACACCGAATAGTTACCGAACAGCGTCGGGAGCCCCTGGTCATGCCTATTGGCAGCAGCAGGCGGACTACGATATCAAGGTTTCATTGGATGATGATAAGCAACTGATCACTGCTTCAGAGACCATCACTTACACCAATAATTCGCCGGACACCCTGCGTTACTTGTGGGTGCAACTGGATCAAAATCGCTTCAAGCCAAATTCCTCTGGTAATTTGGCGACGCCGGTTGATATGGAAGCTATTGAACCGGACACCATTCCATTTAAGAGTTTTCGTCGTGCAGTAGTATCCGGTGAATTCCCAGGCGGATACCAGATTACTAAAGTGGCTGACACTCGGGGTAGGGAGCTTCGCCATACTATTGTCGATACCGGCATGCGAATTGACTTGCCCCAGCCTCTGGCCTCAGGTTCCAGCGTGAGTTTCCAGATTGACTGGGCTTACAAGGTTATTGAGCAGAAAGCACTGGGTGGGCGTTCCGGTTATGAATATTTTGAGCGCGACGATAACTACTTATACGAGATAGCCCAATGGTTCCCTCGTATGGCTGCATATAACGATGTTAGCGGGTGGCAAAACAAGCAGTTCCTGGGACGCGGCGAATTTGCGCTGGAGTTTGGGGATTATCGCGTTGCTATTGAAGTGCCAGCAGATCATATCGTTGCTGCAACCGGTGTTCTTCAAAATCCCAAGGATGTATTGACCTCCAAGCAGCGTGAGCGCTTGCGAAAGGCTCGAGTAGCCAGTAAGCCTGTGATGATTGTCACTAAGAATGAAGCGCTGGAGAACGAAAAAAGTCGTTCAAATAAGCGTAAAACCTGGGTATTTGAAGCTGAGAATGTACGTGACTTTTCTTGGGCTTCGTCACGTAAATTCCTGTGGGACGCACAGGGTTACAAGAAGGGTGGAACCGATACGATGGCTATGTCCTTCTACCCGGAAGAGGGCACTCCACTGTGGGACAAGTACTCAACAGAGTCCATTATTCATACAATAGATATCTATAACCGCTACAGTTTTGACTATCCCTATCCGGTCTCTATTTCCGTCAATGGCCCTGTGGGGGGAATGGAATACCCCATGATCACCTTCAATGGTCCGCGCCCTGAAATTGATGAGGAGGACCGCAGCAAGCGTACTTACTCTCGCCGCACCAAGTATGGGCTTATCTCTGTGATCATTCATGAGGTGGGGCACAATTATTACCCTATGATCATCAACTCTGATGAGCGTCAGTGGACCTGGATGGATGAGGGCCTGAATACCTTCGTACAGTTCTTGGCTGAACAGGAATGGGAAGAGAAGTATCCATCCCGCCGTGGCGATGCACGAAAAATTGTCGAGTATATGAAGAGTGAAAACCAGGTTCCGATTATGACGAACTCGGAATCTGTGCTTCAGCTTGGTAACAATGCCTACGGTAAGCCTGCAGCTGCACTGAATATCCTGCGTGAATCCATTATGGGGCGTGAGTTGTTCGATTTTGCTTTCCGGGAATATGCCCAGCGTTGGAAGTTCAAACGCCCTATGCCTGCGGACTTTTTCCGCACTATGGAAGATGCATCAGGTATGGACCTGGATTGGTTCTGGCGCGGATGGTTCTACACCACTGATAATGTCGATATCAGCCTTGATGCCGTACATCATTACACCGTTGGTACACAAAATCCTGGAGTGGAAGGGCCTTGGAAGCGCGCCCAGCATAAACGGGAACCCGAGACTATCACTGTTATTGAAAATCGCGCGAAAAAGTTGACTCGAATCGTCGATGCTAAGCCGGAGTTGGAAGACTTCTATAATACTCACGATGAGTTTGACGTTTCTAATGCGGATCGCAATAGCTACCAAAGTAAACTAGAAAATCTAGAGGACTGGGAAAAAGACATGCTCAAGGTTGAGAGTAATGTCTACGTGCTGGACTTTAGCAATATTGGTGGCTTGGTGATGCCACTGTTCCTGCGGCTGGAATATGAAGATGGGAGTGTTGAGGATTTGCGTATCCCCGCTGAAATCTGGACTCGCAATGCCAAGAAGACCTCCAAAATGCTGGTGAGGGATAAGAGCAAGGTGCTTAAGTCTGTAGTGCTCGATCCCCATTGGGAAACAGCGGATGTCAATGTGGAGAACAACTTCTATCCACGTCGAATTATCAAGTCACGCCTGGAACTATTTAAGGATGAAAAGCAGCGTAACTTGATGAAAGATTGGGATGAGGAGCTTAAAGAGGAAGATTAG